CTCTTGAGTTACTCAAATCGCTCTCAAAACACTTAGAACTGTCCGAAGGTTTGGTTGTTGCGCTTCATAGCGTTGGCTACATGAGAAAAAACCCAAGCTTCTACTATCAAGACGGAGCGAACAAGAGGTTCTTCGACGCAGATCACGATGCTTATGACCAGTTCTTTGCGAATCTCGTAAATGAGATAACTATCGCGCAAATTGAAGGTTTTGACGAACTTCAGATAAGAGCTGAATTGAAGTTAATTTCAGACCTTCTGTATGGATCAGTGCAATACGAACATATTCGCCCGCTCATGAACCGGCTCGGATCATTGAAGAATATTTTTTCAAAAGTAATTTCTGTATCAGATCAAGAAGAAGACAGAGATACGGTTATCGTCATCTCACTGCGTGAATGCCGATCTGAGGTCAAGAAAATTCTGCCTATCCTCATCGCAAAGTATTATTATGAGCAACATAAAGAGGTTGTGGCTTCTCCACCTGAAACAACGATGCATTTAATTGTCGATGAAGCCCATAATATACTATCGCAACAATCGACACGCGAAGCAGAGAGCTGGAAAGACTACCGCTTAGAGTTGTTTGAAGAGATCATAAAAGAGGGTAGAAAATTCGGAGTATATATTACCGTCGCAAGTCAGCGGCCTGCTGACATTTCACCAACCATCATATCTCAACTGCACAATTACTTCATTCATCGGCTTGTTAACGATCGCGATTTAGCTTTGTTAGAAAACACAATAACTACGCTGGACAGTGTTTCTCGAAGTCAAATTCCGAATTTACCGCAAGGCGGTTGCGTCGTGACAGGGACGACATTTGACATTCCTATGCTGTTACAGGTTGACAAGCTCTCAGAAGAGAGGTCCCCAGATAGTAGTGATGTCAACTTGGAAAAACTATGGGCTTCTGACTGACCTGTCGGATAACATGACAGCAAACCAATACCATCTCCTGACAGGAAAGGTTTGCATTGCGCAGGGGCCTGAGTGTCTGTTGCCTATTGGCTGTGGCCCGAATTCAGCTTCGAATTACGGTGACAGTTTACTAAATCCCCAATTTGGATCAAACTCCGCCCATGGCACGCCTCGCTCGCATCGTCGTTCCCGGTCTTCCCCATCACGTCACCCAAAGGGGCAACAGGCGGGAGAGGACGTTCTTCGAAGACGGCGACTATGCGCTCTATCTTGATCTTCTCGCTGAAAGCAGCGCCAGAGCGCGAACGAAGGTCTGGGCCTACTGCCTGATGCCCAATCATGTACACATCATTCTAGTGCCGTCGGACGAGGACGGACTACGCCGGACTTTCGCCGATCTGCATCGCCGCTACACCGGTTTCATCAATGCACGGGCGCGGGTCACCGGCCATCTATGGCAAGGGCGCTATGGCTCCGTGGTCATGGATGAAGGACACCTGCTGAATGCTATCCGCTATGTGACGCTTAATCCCGTGCGGGCAAAGCTCGTCAAGCGTGCCCGGGACTGGAAATGGTCAAGCGCCAGGGCGCATCTTGCGGGCAAGGACGATGATGTCGTCACCGTTGCCCCTGTCCTTGAGCGAACCGGCAGGTTCACGGCATTTCTGGATGAACCGGTCGATGAGGCAAAAACCTATGGAGCCCTGCGCCGCGCCGAAACAGTTGGCCGGCCAATCGGAGATGCCGATTGGCTAATGAAGCTTGAGCAGCAGACGGGACGCACGCTCTCTCCGCGCAGGCGGGGCAGAAAACCGATAAAAAAAGGAATTGAGTAAACTGTCACTGTAATTCAAAAGATACGGTTCCCGAAACTATCCATGTCCAAGCTGGATCAAACGGAGACTCGTCGGTCAAACGTATTTCCTCAACGTTGGAAAACCGGTGTTATGTCAAAGGGAACTACGCAGCCACTCATGTTGCGGAACTCATAAACTCGACCAGTCAATAACTTCCATTTCCCCGCTCGCGGGTCCTCACCGTACTTTCCGCCGGTAACCCTCGTGTATGATCGGGCTTCTCGACCGCCAGATCCACATCTATCTCGCGGCTTGGAAACACCGCCAGACCATGCCCAAAAATGTGACTCCCCAGTATCCCGCCACTCCATCCAGTAGCCTGGCGGGGATGTGCCCCGGTCCTCCCGGGAGTCACATTGTCCTTTTATCCTGGGCCGAATATCCCTGTTCGTTTTGTTATAGTACCTTACGACAGAGACGTTACCTTGACACAGGTCGCCACCGCAGATACTGTCGCCCAGTACCCGGCGTGCAACACTATTTCGGCCTCCACATCCACCAAATCTCAAGATGTCGTCAAAGTTTATGCCGAAACATGATCGACCTTGTGCACACCGCCTCAGTTCGGCATCACTAATTGCGCCTGCAGTGCAAATCGCAAACTGTTCAAGTGTTCCAGTTACATTCCTTGCAGCGCACCATGTCGCGGCTCTGCCAGCATCGTCTCGATTGATTATTTGCTGGGCGAAAGAGGGTGCAGGATTAGTAATCGCGAGAAGGATTACCGAAATCAATATACTG
This portion of the Hoeflea prorocentri genome encodes:
- a CDS encoding transposase, with amino-acid sequence MARLARIVVPGLPHHVTQRGNRRERTFFEDGDYALYLDLLAESSARARTKVWAYCLMPNHVHIILVPSDEDGLRRTFADLHRRYTGFINARARVTGHLWQGRYGSVVMDEGHLLNAIRYVTLNPVRAKLVKRARDWKWSSARAHLAGKDDDVVTVAPVLERTGRFTAFLDEPVDEAKTYGALRRAETVGRPIGDADWLMKLEQQTGRTLSPRRRGRKPIKKGIE
- a CDS encoding ATP-binding protein — protein: MSVVVGEVTAVMGVEVTLRAYENSNLETHFYLGDRYKGISIREFISIEHGFREIICVVEGEYLDERFTENEGARVSYIRKLKARPIGHFQDGDFKEGIKYLPKIGDSANLLPDHKVGRIFERTANAQFSIGKLMKEEIEISLPWQKIFNSHLGIFGNTGSGKSNTLTKLYTVLFDNKYDHFNDKSTFVFLDFNGEYTGEQLVGVNKKKVLKLNTRTNDGDKFRLSESQFWDPETLGILFQATTNTQKPFLRRVVAERKKFQENADSLSAYLKFLLRRVLTSEDPNVEALELLKSLSKHLELSEGLVVALHSVGYMRKNPSFYYQDGANKRFFDADHDAYDQFFANLVNEITIAQIEGFDELQIRAELKLISDLLYGSVQYEHIRPLMNRLGSLKNIFSKVISVSDQEEDRDTVIVISLRECRSEVKKILPILIAKYYYEQHKEVVASPPETTMHLIVDEAHNILSQQSTREAESWKDYRLELFEEIIKEGRKFGVYITVASQRPADISPTIISQLHNYFIHRLVNDRDLALLENTITTLDSVSRSQIPNLPQGGCVVTGTTFDIPMLLQVDKLSEERSPDSSDVNLEKLWASD